The Cucumis melo cultivar AY chromosome 5, USDA_Cmelo_AY_1.0, whole genome shotgun sequence genome has a segment encoding these proteins:
- the LOC103491312 gene encoding transmembrane emp24 domain-containing protein p24delta3-like, which produces MEHWRMILPSFLLIFTFLVTDLLRPTHAIWLNLPSTGTKCVSEEIHSNVVVLADYVVISENYTHTPTVSVKVTSPYGNNLHQKENQTTGQFAFTTAEAGNHLACFWVDGHHQGGGEVSLNLDWRTGISAKDWDSVAKKEKIEGVQLELLKLEGAVQAIHENLIYLKNREADMRIVSEKTNGRVAWFSIMSLGVCIFASALQLWYLKRFFHKKKLI; this is translated from the exons ATGGAACACTGGAGGATGATTCTGCCGTCTTTCCTGTTAATTTTCACCTTCTTGGTGACGGATCTTCTGCGCCCTACACATGCCATTTGGCTTAACCTTCCTTCAACAGGAACCAAGTGCGTCTCTGAGGAAATCCACAGCAACGTCGTTGTTTTGGCTGATTATGTTGTAATCTCTGAGAATTACACCCACACGCCCACCGTTTCCGTCAAG GTGACATCGCCTTACGGGAACAACCTCCACCAAAAGGAGAATCAAACGACTGGGCAGTTTGCATTCACCACAGCGGAGGCTGGCAACCATCTGGCATGCTTTTGGGTTGATGGTCATCATCAGGGTGGTGGTGAAGTTAGCTTAAATCTCGATTGGAGAACTGGGATTTCAGCTAAGGACTGGGATTCCgttgcaaaaaaagaaaaaattgag GGTGTTCAGCTTGAGCTCCTGAAACTTGAAGGGGCGGTACAGGCCATTCATGAGAATCTTATCTATCTAAAGAACAG GGAAGCGGATATGAGGATAGTTAGtgaaaaaacaaatggaagAGTGGCGTGGTTTAGCATAATGTCTTTGGGTGTTTGTATTTTTGCTTCAGCACTTCAACTCTGGTACTTGAAGCGATTCTTCCATAAAAAGAAGCTCATCTAA